The genomic segment TCTCCCTCGGCACATGACACCGTTACAACAGAGCCCATCTTCAGTGCTTTCTTTGCATCCGTAGCTCCGACCACTGCCGGCACGCCCAGTTCGCGTGCAACGATGGCGGCGTGACAGGTTCGGCCGCCGCGCTCCGTCACGATCGCAGCCGCGATTTTCATCACAGGCTCCCAATCCGGGCTCGTCGATTCCGCAACGAGAATCTCGCCCGGCCGGAACGTCGCCAGTTCACGCGCATCGGCAATGACACGCACGGGTCCGAATGCGATTTTCTCCCCGACCGCTCGACCGGTCACCAACGCGGGAGCAGATCCCTTGAGGGAGTAGGTCTCAAGGCTGGTTGGCGATCTGCGCGAGGCCACGGTCTCAGGTCGGGCCTGAATGATGTAAATCTGCTCATCATCGGCGTCCTTGGCCCACTCAATGTCCATCGGCATCGGATGCCCAGCGTTCGATGAGTAATGGTCTTCAATCCTGATCGCATGATCGGCAAGCGCGAGCACCTCGGCGTCGGTGATGCAAAAGCGCTCGCGATCCGACTTGGGCACGGAGACATTCTTTGTTCGACCATGGCCACGGGCGTAAACCATGCGCATCTGTTTACCCCCCAGAGACCGGCTCAAGACAGCGCGGTATCCTTGGCGAAACGTCGGCTTGTGGACGTAAAATTCGTCGGGATCGACGGTGCCTTGGACGATGTTTTCGCCCAGTCCGTAGACGCCCGTGATGAAGACGACATCACGAAAGCCGGACTCCGTATCCAGCGTGAATGCGACGCCGCTGGAGGCGCGGTCGGCTCTGACCATTTTCATCACGCCGACCGAAAGGGCGACCTTAAAATGGTCGAACCCATTGTCGATCCGATAGGAAATCGCGCGGCCGGTGAAGATGGAGGCAAAGCAGCGCCGACAGGCCTCGAACAAATCCTTTGTGCCACGGACGTTGAGAAAACTTTCGTGTTGGCCGGCAAAGCTTGCCGTCGGGAGGTCCTCGGCGGTCGCAGAGCTGCGGACGGCAACCGCAACGTCAGTGCAATACTTGTTTTCGAGTGTCCGATAGGCCCCGGCAATCTCTTGCCGTAGGTGGTCGGCGCCGGTGGCGTCGAACACGATCTCGCGTGCTTCGGCAGCGCGCTTGGCAAGGACATCCACGCGAGTCTTATCGAGTCCGTCCAGAAGTTGATGCAGCTTGTCCCATGCTCCGGCTGCAGTCAGTGCGTCGCGGTATGCCTGGGCGGTTAGGGCAAAACCATTCGGCACTCGGATACCCTGTCCCGAAAGGACGGAATAAAGCTCCCCGAGCGAAGCGTTCTTGCCGCCCACCAAGGTGACATCGTTGAGCCGCGTGTCGCTGAACCAACGAATGTTGCTCTGGGCGACCATCGTGTTGATGTCCTGAATGTTTAAAAAAAGCTAGTCCACGCCGCGCGTGACTTATTGATTTGCCTCAATGGCAGTCTTCAGAGCCGATCCAGCTAAACATACCACCGACAGGGACAAGAGAATTCTGGACAGGAACAGGGAATTTCACCTGGCAAAACCAAAATCATCGCCGGTTGAGGTTTTCGGTACACCCAGTAGTCAACGGGCTCTGTCGCCGCGAGCGCCCGGCGTCTCGGATACCGGCAGTTGCCTCAGGCGCACCTCGACCCGCCGCACTGACTCATCGGTCGGGAAAGCGATGGTGGCCCCCTCGATCGCCGAGCCATCTACGACGATCTCGACAACGCCCCGGCCGATGTGATCCGGATCCTC from the Candidatus Binatia bacterium genome contains:
- the ppsA gene encoding phosphoenolpyruvate synthase, translated to MVAQSNIRWFSDTRLNDVTLVGGKNASLGELYSVLSGQGIRVPNGFALTAQAYRDALTAAGAWDKLHQLLDGLDKTRVDVLAKRAAEAREIVFDATGADHLRQEIAGAYRTLENKYCTDVAVAVRSSATAEDLPTASFAGQHESFLNVRGTKDLFEACRRCFASIFTGRAISYRIDNGFDHFKVALSVGVMKMVRADRASSGVAFTLDTESGFRDVVFITGVYGLGENIVQGTVDPDEFYVHKPTFRQGYRAVLSRSLGGKQMRMVYARGHGRTKNVSVPKSDRERFCITDAEVLALADHAIRIEDHYSSNAGHPMPMDIEWAKDADDEQIYIIQARPETVASRRSPTSLETYSLKGSAPALVTGRAVGEKIAFGPVRVIADARELATFRPGEILVAESTSPDWEPVMKIAAAIVTERGGRTCHAAIVARELGVPAVVGATDAKKALKMGSVVTVSCAEGEIGRVYDGKLPFETTRVETSELKRPRTAIMLNLGNPELAFRTAMLPNDGVGLARMEFIISEHVRVHPMALVNPDKVTSKRAQKTIERLVRNYSSPADYFIQKLSEGVGVIAAAFYPKPVIIRLSDFKTNEYARLLGGEGFEPKEENPMLGFRGAARYAHPAYAAGFALECAALRRVRQDM